Proteins from a single region of Rhodospirillales bacterium:
- a CDS encoding metallophosphoesterase — protein sequence MTPAASAPTAPLHDSSAHGPSGPRAGDCMVLAHLSDPHVPNRLGGRPHAMINKRVIGYLSWRLRRVRIHRAEVLAALARDLAAADVDHIVVTGDIVNISLPSEFTRTAEWLRSLGTPANVTVVPGNHDAYVAMTWERSWAAWQAFMRGDGDGEQEGGPRRDDFPIVRRRGPLALIGLCTAVPTAPGRSSGTVGDRQLDGLDAALRGAAQDGLFRVVLLHHPPGDHATPRSKRLTDAADFRSVIAAAGAEMILHGHEHRFRVGELPGPEGSAPVFGVPSASMLPHANGAVAQFHLHRIAPCPRGWSIETRVCAFRPGPVESERGRTRHIHGTFIESERQIRDLVRSHHPTPPPDLAPVSSPNSTATDSV from the coding sequence ATGACTCCGGCCGCATCCGCGCCCACGGCGCCCCTGCACGATTCGTCGGCGCACGGGCCGTCTGGGCCGCGCGCCGGCGACTGCATGGTGCTGGCGCACCTGTCGGACCCGCACGTGCCCAATCGTCTGGGCGGACGCCCGCACGCGATGATCAACAAGCGGGTGATCGGCTACTTGTCGTGGCGGTTGCGCCGCGTGCGCATCCACCGCGCGGAGGTCCTGGCCGCCCTGGCGCGCGATCTCGCCGCGGCCGATGTCGATCACATCGTCGTCACCGGCGATATCGTCAACATCTCCCTCCCCAGCGAATTCACCCGCACGGCCGAATGGCTGCGATCGCTCGGCACGCCCGCGAACGTTACCGTCGTTCCCGGCAACCACGATGCCTATGTCGCGATGACCTGGGAGCGCTCGTGGGCAGCTTGGCAGGCGTTCATGCGCGGCGATGGCGATGGCGAGCAAGAAGGCGGTCCCCGGCGCGACGACTTTCCGATCGTTCGTCGCCGCGGCCCGCTTGCCCTTATCGGCCTTTGTACCGCCGTACCCACGGCGCCCGGCCGCTCGTCCGGAACCGTCGGCGACCGCCAGCTCGACGGCCTCGACGCGGCCCTGCGCGGAGCGGCGCAGGACGGCCTATTCCGCGTCGTTCTGCTTCACCATCCCCCCGGCGATCACGCGACACCGCGCTCGAAGCGACTGACCGACGCCGCCGACTTTCGCTCGGTCATCGCCGCGGCTGGCGCCGAGATGATCCTGCACGGTCACGAGCACCGCTTCCGCGTCGGTGAATTACCCGGTCCGGAGGGATCGGCGCCGGTCTTCGGCGTCCCATCGGCATCGATGCTGCCGCATGCCAACGGCGCCGTGGCCCAGTTCCATCTGCACCGCATCGCGCCGTGCCCGCGCGGCTGGTCGATCGAAACCCGCGTTTGCGCCTTCCGCCCCGGACCTGTCGAGAGCGAGCGCGGACGCACGCGCCACATTCACGGCACCTTCATCGAAAGCGAGCGGCAGATCCGGGATCTGGTGCGATCGCATCATCCCACGCCACCGCCCGATTTGGCGCCGGTGTCTTCGCCGAATTCGACAGCGACCGATTCGGTGTGA
- a CDS encoding LptF/LptG family permease: MRIFDLYVLRQTLKPLCIALVIALLVLLIERMLRLLDLVLGASGPLQMVFEIMAFLVPHYIGLALPISLLLGVMIAFNRLNRDGEIDAMQGAGMSLMHQSRSALIVAVVVAIVTGITLGYLKPFGRYAYQSMVYAVSNAAFETLVRPGVFAEVGNTTFLVHDIEPDGGSFGRIFLFEDKGEGTSTTITARDGVLMRSSDEAPPLLRLSEGIRLNIRASEAQQRADAPDAPPVGVLRFQQLRMALSGESSGVFRTRGVDERELTLNELWERRHEPPPGIRVSDMLAELNVRLARALSVPFLPLLGIPLALGRRRSDRSYGLAVGMLCLIIYNQVLDLGKNIAETGEIDPLIGIWLPCLIFVGISGWLFYRASMRLPQSAGPGLPSLWPPLVRLASAARAQFGRSR, encoded by the coding sequence ATGCGCATTTTCGACCTGTACGTTCTGCGTCAAACCTTGAAGCCGCTGTGCATCGCACTCGTCATTGCGCTGCTGGTGCTGCTCATCGAGCGCATGCTGCGACTCCTCGATCTCGTGCTGGGCGCGTCGGGACCGCTGCAGATGGTGTTCGAGATCATGGCCTTTCTCGTTCCCCATTATATCGGCCTCGCCCTGCCCATCAGCCTTTTGCTCGGCGTCATGATCGCGTTCAACCGGCTCAACCGCGATGGTGAGATCGACGCGATGCAAGGCGCCGGGATGAGCCTCATGCACCAGTCGCGCTCCGCGCTCATCGTCGCCGTCGTCGTTGCCATCGTAACCGGTATCACGCTCGGCTACCTCAAGCCGTTCGGCCGCTATGCCTACCAGTCGATGGTCTATGCGGTCAGCAACGCCGCCTTCGAAACCCTGGTGCGCCCGGGCGTTTTCGCCGAGGTCGGCAATACCACCTTTCTCGTTCACGACATCGAGCCCGACGGTGGCAGTTTCGGCCGCATTTTCCTGTTCGAAGATAAAGGTGAGGGAACCTCGACGACCATAACCGCCCGTGACGGCGTCCTCATGCGATCCTCCGACGAGGCTCCGCCGCTGCTGCGTCTGTCCGAAGGCATCCGCTTGAACATCCGCGCATCGGAAGCACAGCAGAGAGCGGACGCACCGGACGCGCCGCCCGTGGGCGTGCTGCGCTTTCAACAGTTGCGCATGGCGCTCAGCGGCGAATCGTCCGGCGTGTTTCGCACCCGCGGCGTTGACGAGCGCGAGCTGACGCTCAACGAGCTATGGGAGCGGCGCCACGAACCGCCACCGGGCATTCGCGTATCCGACATGCTTGCCGAGTTGAATGTCCGCCTCGCGCGCGCGCTCTCGGTCCCGTTCCTGCCGCTTCTCGGCATTCCGCTCGCGCTCGGACGGCGGCGCAGCGACCGCTCGTACGGCCTCGCTGTCGGAATGCTGTGCCTGATCATCTATAATCAGGTCCTCGATCTCGGCAAGAACATTGCCGAGACTGGCGAGATCGACCCGCTCATCGGCATCTGGCTGCCGTGTCTCATCTTTGTTGGCATCAGCGGCTGGCTGTTCTACCGGGCATCGATGCGCCTGCCGCAGAGCGCCGGCCCTGGCTTGCCGTCGTTGTGGCCGCCATTGGTCCGTCTGGCCAGCGCCGCCCGCGCTCAGTTCGGGCGGTCGCGCTGA